One Streptomyces sp. B21-105 genomic region harbors:
- a CDS encoding acyl carrier protein, producing the protein MTSPTPHSPATAVTAATAVPAVTAVTPEEESVLADLTGMLTRLLEDEYGLDDVEIGMHTTFNRDLELESIDLVTLAGLLQERYGDRVNFAEFLAGMEFDEIIELTVGRLVEYVVTSLKAAAEAG; encoded by the coding sequence ATGACATCCCCCACCCCCCACTCCCCCGCCACGGCCGTCACTGCCGCCACGGCTGTCCCGGCTGTCACGGCCGTCACGCCCGAGGAGGAGTCCGTCCTCGCCGACCTCACCGGGATGCTCACGCGGCTCCTGGAGGACGAGTACGGCCTCGACGACGTAGAGATCGGCATGCACACCACCTTCAACCGCGATCTCGAGCTGGAGAGCATCGACCTGGTCACCCTCGCCGGGCTGCTCCAGGAGCGGTACGGCGACCGGGTCAACTTCGCCGAGTTCCTGGCCGGCATGGAGTTCGACGAGATCATCGAACTCACCGTGGGACGGCTCGTCGAGTACGTCGTGACGAGTCTGAAAGCCGCGGCGGAGGCGGGCTGA